From the genome of Pseudarthrobacter sp. NIBRBAC000502772:
TACCCACACGAACACGCCTAAATAGGAGGCCGCCCGCATGGGTGCATTAACCATAGTCACATTCACCGAAGGCAGTGAACATGAGTGAAGAAACATTGCCGCGCATGGCCGAATCCGTGCCTGTAGTTCTCGCCCGCATGGAGGGCAAGCTTGACAACCTCAGGGACAGGGTTACGGAGCTGGGGCCGCGAGTCGCCAAGCTTGAGGACCGAACCAAGGTGCTTGAAGATGTCACACTGAGTCTCGCCAAGGACGCGGCGGCTGAGGAGCAGAAGAAGATTGCCCTTGCCCTGGCCCTCAAGGAAGCGGACGAGACGCGCCGGAACCAGTCAGAGCAGACGTGGACCCCGGTACAGCGGGTTGGGGTGGTCCTCGGTGGACTCGTCGGCGCTGCGGCACTGGCGATCCAGTACTACTCAACCGTCAACGGCGGTTAGGAGTCACTATGAGGCACCCAGTTGATTACGCGCCATCGCAGGACTTTGGCGACAATCCCACGGCAGGACTCCCCGCGAGTCACTGGATCATAAAGCAGTTCGGCAACTACCAGCCGGACGGGCATACAGGCACCGACTACCCATGTCCTGTCGGTACGCCTGTCCGGGCTGTCGCTGATGGGACCGTACTGCACGCCGGATACTACGGCGGCACCTACGCTGACAACCCCTTCTGGATCTCGCCAGGGTTCGCCGGCTACTGCTACGTAGTGGATCACGGCGCATTCATTGGCATCTACGGCCACTGCCGGGATGGTGGCGCGCTAGTTCATGTCGGGCAGCGCGTTACTGAGGGGCAGATCCTCGGGCCGTCCGGGAACACTGGCGCATCCACTGGCCCACACCTTCACTTCGAGGTACTGCCTGACGGGTATGTCCTCAACTCCTATATGTACGGGCGGATCAATCCGGCCCGACTCTTCGCGGGCATCACCGCCCAATCCGCGACCATCACCCCACTGGAGGACGATATGACCCCGGAAGAACGCACCACACTCTTTGCAGTGCTGGACAAGATCAATGGCAACACTGACGCGCTGCCCAAGCCGCAGTACTGGAATGACCTGATCAACGCTGTGGCCCGCGTGGATGCCTCCGCATCAGCCCCGCAGCTCGCCGCGCAGATCAACGCCGCTGGCCTCGCGTCAGCCGTCCGTGACGAGCTCGTGAAGCTGATCGGGGGCGCCAAGTGAACATCACCAACCCGAAGACCCGCGCTTACATCTACGGCATCCTCGTTGCGGCTGGTGCTGTGGCGCTCGTGTATGGCCTCGTGAACGCCGAACAGCTCGGCGTGTGGCTGGCACTGGGCGGCGCGGCACTGGGGCTGTCCAACGGCCTCGCGCTGGCGAACGTGGACAAGCCGGGGAAGCATGAGGCTTAGCTAGACCTGCCGATATGTCGATTTCCTATAAGGGTTGGCGCCCTCATTCGGCCATTCAGCGGCAGTCGTGAAACCTTCATCCCACGCGTCGGCTCGTACCGAATTCAGCCCCTCCATATACGCCCGTAGCGCGTCCCGGATCACGTCCGACAGGTGGATGCCCTCGGCCTCAGCTTTGGCTTTAGCTGGGAGCCAGAGGGCATCCTCCACCCGCACGGCGCGGGGCGTCGTGCCCTTACTCATTCGGCGGGCTCATGTTTCGCGTCAATCTTTCCTGCCCTATAGCCCGCCGCCCATGATGCGTCCGTGGCAAGCTGTATCCGACGCTCGACCCCAAGCAGCATGTACGGTACCGCAACCTCAAGCATTGCGCGGGCCTCTGCGCGGTGGTGCTTATTGGGCGCATATGTACTTGCGATACCTTCTCGAACGTCGTATCGGTGTATCGCCTTAGCAACCACCTCGACAGCATCCTCCGGGATTTCGTTAGTCATGGCTTCCTTTCGTTGCGCGTTCCCATTGCTCAATAAGCCATGCATCCGCCTCAGTGTGATCCGTTGCCCCGTAAGCATCCTGCCACGCTTCGCGGCGCCTCGTCATGTGGCCATTCCAGAGCCTTGATCGTTCCGGCCCGCTCT
Proteins encoded in this window:
- a CDS encoding M23 family metallopeptidase translates to MRHPVDYAPSQDFGDNPTAGLPASHWIIKQFGNYQPDGHTGTDYPCPVGTPVRAVADGTVLHAGYYGGTYADNPFWISPGFAGYCYVVDHGAFIGIYGHCRDGGALVHVGQRVTEGQILGPSGNTGASTGPHLHFEVLPDGYVLNSYMYGRINPARLFAGITAQSATITPLEDDMTPEERTTLFAVLDKINGNTDALPKPQYWNDLINAVARVDASASAPQLAAQINAAGLASAVRDELVKLIGGAK